Genomic DNA from Apis mellifera strain DH4 linkage group LG6, Amel_HAv3.1, whole genome shotgun sequence:
TGTAAAAACACTTGCTGGAAGAACGCAAAGTTATGGTACAGGACCTGGAAAAGCAAGAAAACAACCTATGACAGTATCAGCACAATTTCAACAAAGTCTGCATAGTCTTATGGATACTTTAAATCAAGCAAATCCTTTCTTCATTAGATGTATTAAAAGCAATGCTAATAAAGTACCAAATGAATTTGACGAGGAAACGGTGCAACGACAATTAAGATATACAGGAATGTTAGAAACAGTCAGAATAAGACAAGCTGGATTTAATGTTAGATTAACTTATgaagaatttattcaattatatagaatgttaTTACCTAAGGGTTTGTTAAGTTCTCAGTCTGATGTTAGAGATTTTTTAttgacattaaatttaaatagagatAATTATCAACTTGGAACAACTAAAGTATTCCTTCGGGaatcagaaaaaattaaattagatatcgAATTACATCAACAAATTATTACAAGTATTACAACTATACAAAAATGGTTTCGTGCTTgtttggaaagaagaaaattccttAGATTGAAAAATGCAGTTGTGCAAATACAGTCATTTTGGAGAATGATTATGGCTCAAAGATACGCGCAATCTCTACGAGCTAGAGTCGAGGCTTCCATTCATATTCAATCTACTTGGAGAGCATATAAACAACATAGCTGGTATAAAAAACTGAAATCGTGTGTAATTACTTTTCAAGCCCATGTTCGAGGTAACAGAGCAAGAAAAGCTTTTGCagaattaaagaaacgaaaaaaattgcctattgatgaaattagagaatataaagatattcaaaatcaaGGAGAACTTGTACATGATAACAACAAAGTGTATTCTAAGCTCAGGAATAGCGAAGAGTAAGTAATTGCTGAGACGATATTAAAAGatcgtaatatattataataattaaaaatataaataattagaaatatattattaatgtttctcTCTACTACAGGTCACTCATGGATCATGGAATGTTAGAATTTAATACGGTTCGTAAGACGGAATCTCAAAATCGTTTTACATCAGCaaggtaattaaatatttgttctttcatattaaagtcattgattatataacaatatatatgttaattgtaGAATGGAAAACGTGCTACGAGATAATCCAATTGACACAAGTATGTCATATTCGAAGCGTAAAGTTACACCAAATACACCAAATACAAGAATATTACACGAACCTAACACAATCTTAAGAAATACGGATTCTTTTCCTTCGGATGAATTTAATGAGCGTAAAAGCAGTTTAGAAAGTTTGACTAGTTTAAGGAGTTATGAATCTCAAATGAGCGTTAATAGTTCCGAGTCTCAAGACAATTCTTACAGTAAACCGATACCAAGCACTAGAACGAAACGTAGTGATCAATCTTCAATAATTGCAACAAACACAAATTTAGTAAATGCTTTAAGCCGATTACCGTCTGTTAATAAACGAGCAGACAGTTCGTCGACAGGATATAGCGATGGAGAGACTGATACAGAAATTCCAAGTACTGTGCAAAGTGCCCCACCTATCTTTAACACCACTCCATCATTTTCAAGTCCACGAGAAGTTTCATATCATCAATCTAACGTAAGCTTAACACATAGTCCAAATTCTGATGTCTGGCGTCGAAGACCGGACTTTTCGTCCATTAATTATAGCGAATATTTAATGTCTGGCCCACAAAAATCAACGTTAACGCGTTCTCCAAATGTATCCCAATACAAAAGTTTAGCAGATAACTTATTCGAACAAACGCAAGAAAAGCCAAACGAAGCAGCAAATTATAATGTGAAATTGGATAGCGATCGTTTTGTTCACATAGAATCTTCGTCAACTCGAGAACAGCGTCGATTAAGTGATAATAGTGTATCGAGCGAgcgaatagaaaatattccaGCTTCACCAATTAGACGCGATCACGCTTATGTTCAtagtaaagaaattaaagattttagtTACTTAAGAAGACAAAATTCGGAAGGAGATACATCTATGAAATTAGATGCcgatgaaaatgttttaaaaagtcCTTTGTTGAAAGGGACTTCCTCcaaggagaaaaatttgagatcgaaggaaaaatgCGAGCCTGATGTGCCTGTCAGAAGCGCTAGACGGAATCGACCTACTCGAGAAGTTCAATGTCGATCCATGGGCGAGAGCGTATCGGAAACGAATAGCGGAGAAGCAAAATTTCTGGGTACGATTAAGGAGAGTGATCTACATAAATCAACAAATGTGCGAACTCGAAAAGATAGCCCGCATGAAACACCTTCGAGATCGGTGGCGGATTGGCCTATCAACAAAAATGAAGGAACATCGAAAACGCAACAACCAGGTAAACGTTTAAGATCCAATGCTATAACAACGTTAGAgttgagaagaagaaattcggATCCGGCAACTAAAATATCAGGACTTAGCGAAGAAAAACCTGGAACTGATACCAGTCCCAATGATTTAAAACTTGCACCTGGGATGGATCTTTTAGAATGGAAAGGCAATCTTTTTACATTAGCCGGCCATTGTTTTAGGAAAGTAGCAAGATTTGCCAAAGACGATGTATGCGTTTGCTGTCACGAAAAAATGGATGCGTTTGTTACGCAAGGGTACAAATGTATCGACTGTAAACAATTGTATCACGTGAAATGTATTCAGAATGGCGGAGTACTTAAAATGCCCTGTATATTAGCGAATACTCCAAACAGACGGAAAAATAGGAAACCACCAAGAACACCCTACGACGCTTCGAAACAAGTAGTGGCATCGAAATTCAGTTTAACCGGTACATCGGTGTTCTCGGATAGTaccgataaaattatatccgaTGCAAAGGAATTGGCACTTATGCAGGATTTCATTACCAAAAAGATATACATAATGGAAGGCCAAGAAGAAGGCAGAAAACCCAGCGAGGTTGATCGCGTATTCAAACAGGCTTTACGTAAATTTAAGGACGATCTTGTGATTACTTACAGCGTTGCTATTCAGCAGGGCGTCGAGGGTAATATCAAATACACTGATCTAATAGCGAACTTTTTACACGTAATGGAAACGGTCTGCAAACAAGAGAATACCAGTGAAGATTTTCCCGTGACGATGGGAGTTAACGCGTTTAGAGGATTTATGAACGAATTTATGACGCTAGTCAAAACGGAAGCACCGGAGAAACAGAGTAAAAGCAAGcgtaagaaggaaaagaaacggaAACACGAGGAACCAACGCGACATGGTAATCATATGTTCCaattaactattataaatatacctaCAGCCTGTGAAGTGTGTACGTCATTCTTTATGTGGCCTATTGAACGAGGACTCGTCTGTCAGAGTAAgtacattttttcttaatttcttattttcttttaatacttattattcatacatatatatatattttttttttgtattcagATTGTAAGTTAACGTGCcacaaaaaatgttatatgaaAGCATCGGCGGAATGTGGAAAAGAAGCTTTACACGAAATGAATTCACACAAGGTATTTGGCGTAccgttatataaattagattgtGGTGACGGTAAGGTACCGATAGTGGTAGATCGGCTAATCACTACTATAGAGATGCATGGTCTTTACACGGAAGGTATATATCGAAAAAGCGGCGTCAGTTCTAAAgtgaaagaattgaaattgaagatgGACGAAGGTGATCTCGAAGGGGTGGATTTCGAGAATTATCAAGTACACGTGCTTGCAGCAGTATTGAAAAGTTTCTTTCGCGATATGCCCGAACCTTTGCTCACTTTTGAGTATTACGATGATTTTCTGCACGCTGCGAATTTGACGGACCCGCGGGATCGAATTAGCACCCTATTCGCCATTTTGAAAAAGCTACCAAAGCCGAATTTCGATCTAATGGAACGATTGATCGTACATTTAGCCAGAGTGGCACTTCACGAGGTCGACAATCGAATGTCTCCGTCGGCTCTGGCAATAGTCTTCGCACCGTGTATACTGAGAACGAACAGAACGCTGCCTGCGCAAGATTCGTTGCAAGATGTTGGCAGGCAAACATGTTGCGTCGAAACGATCGTGCAAGAAAAATTGAGGGTCGTACGGGCAACTTTGGCCGACATAAATACGCTCGAATCCGCTTGTCACACAGCTACACATCGTTTATCCAGTTTACGATCTTCCAAAATCTTCAGTCCAGAAGAATTGAACACGGCAACTCCAATCGTAACCGCTAGAGGAGCTACCGCAGATCGCGACAGAGATCGAGGGGACGAAGAAGAGGCGCTTCTCGTCGATCATATACAAGAAATCCAAAAGGAAAAGGCCCTACTAACTTCAACTCTTCCCAGCCTAACGAGAGCTTCTTCGGATGACGACCTACTTCTATCTGCTACGGAGTTGGATGATGGATCTCTTGATGATCTTCTTCCATCTTCCGCCGGTAAATTTTTATGCTTAAGCGTTCaaggttattttatttatatgtttaattttgtcTCGTAGTTAATGtatatttcgttatatttttttttctttcttta
This window encodes:
- the LOC724859 gene encoding unconventional myosin-IXa isoform X6 gives rise to the protein MDSCGSGVVQVFVGEWSPEYEALSIKATKQTSSAEIVECIIERLGLVDASVSNAYELAEVVGNSVGQECKERRLGPSECPVALMLLWPKNAAQQEYYRFYLRKKQPDYLWSDSRFPMDPQLLKDYFNRFLYQPRDKEYPDLCQLPDLNEQTLLDNLRARFLAGNIYTYVGSILIALNPFKFYPIYNPKYVKLYQNRRLGPDIPPHIFAIADAAYHCMLKEKRNQCIVISGESGSGKTESTNFLLHHLTALSQKGSHGSGVEQTILSAGPVLEAFGNAKTAHNNNSSRFGKFIQVNYKENGMVHGAVVQKYLLEKSRIVSQGRNERNYHVFYYLLAGASEQEKQLLHLESCDRYNYLNKSGCYGLENVDERHEFSRLKQSMEMVGFTPEKQRRLFAVLSAVLLLGNVEFQPKKSYHHHDEAVGVKNPEVVALISELLRVKQETLLAALTAKRARASGETLVINYRLPEAIAARDAMAKCLYGALFDWIVLQVNHALLSKKDTLRDHQGNSIGVLDIFGFEDFKMCNSFEQLCINYANEQLQHYFNQHVFQYEQREYRKQGIRWTDIGYSDNSGCLNLIEGKPNGLLCLLDDQCNFPGATNETLLQKFNSVHKDNLFYEAPQRREAAFVVRHYAGAVKYQAANMREKNLDLMRPDGVVGVLKNSSLAFVRELVGADPVAVFRWAILRAFFRAHFAFQEAGRAHRHGRADGTKTSIQNRYRTPNENLISHLVTLSTVNLTINRIAKNKSFRPRERGKKGLKNLQTVKTLAGRTQSYGTGPGKARKQPMTVSAQFQQSLHSLMDTLNQANPFFIRCIKSNANKVPNEFDEETVQRQLRYTGMLETVRIRQAGFNVRLTYEEFIQLYRMLLPKGLLSSQSDVRDFLLTLNLNRDNYQLGTTKVFLRESEKIKLDIELHQQIITSITTIQKWFRACLERRKFLRLKNAVVQIQSFWRMIMAQRYAQSLRARVEASIHIQSTWRAYKQHSWYKKLKSCVITFQAHVRGNRARKAFAELKKRKKLPIDEIREYKDIQNQGELVHDNNKVYSKLRNSEESLMDHGMLEFNTVRKTESQNRFTSARMENVLRDNPIDTSMSYSKRKVTPNTPNTRILHEPNTILRNTDSFPSDEFNERKSSLESLTSLRSYESQMSVNSSESQDNSYSKPIPSTRTKRSDQSSIIATNTNLVNALSRLPSVNKRADSSSTGYSDGETDTEIPSTVQSAPPIFNTTPSFSSPREVSYHQSNVSLTHSPNSDVWRRRPDFSSINYSEYLMSGPQKSTLTRSPNVSQYKSLADNLFEQTQEKPNEAANYNVKLDSDRFVHIESSSTREQRRLSDNSVSSERIENIPASPIRRDHAYVHSKEIKDFSYLRRQNSEGDTSMKLDADENVLKSPLLKGTSSKEKNLRSKEKCEPDVPVRSARRNRPTREVQCRSMGESVSETNSGEAKFLGTIKESDLHKSTNVRTRKDSPHETPSRSVADWPINKNEGTSKTQQPGKRLRSNAITTLELRRRNSDPATKISGLSEEKPGTDTSPNDLKLAPGMDLLEWKGNLFTLAGHCFRKVARFAKDDVCVCCHEKMDAFVTQGYKCIDCKQLYHVKCIQNGGVLKMPCILANTPNRRKNRKPPRTPYDASKQVVASKFSLTGTSVFSDSTDKIISDAKELALMQDFITKKIYIMEGQEEGRKPSEVDRVFKQALRKFKDDLVITYSVAIQQGVEGNIKYTDLIANFLHVMETVCKQENTSEDFPVTMGVNAFRGFMNEFMTLVKTEAPEKQSKSKRKKEKKRKHEEPTRHGNHMFQLTIINIPTACEVCTSFFMWPIERGLVCQNCKLTCHKKCYMKASAECGKEALHEMNSHKVFGVPLYKLDCGDGKVPIVVDRLITTIEMHGLYTEGIYRKSGVSSKVKELKLKMDEGDLEGVDFENYQVHVLAAVLKSFFRDMPEPLLTFEYYDDFLHAANLTDPRDRISTLFAILKKLPKPNFDLMERLIVHLARVALHEVDNRMSPSALAIVFAPCILRTNRTLPAQDSLQDVGRQTCCVETIVQEKLRVVRATLADINTLESACHTATHRLSSLRSSKIFSPEELNTATPIVTARGATADRDRDRGDEEEALLVDHIQEIQKEKALLTSTLPSLTRASSDDDLLLSATELDDGSLDDLLPSSADGLVRKKPIQRQSSTDNAFPTIISVDEDMVMV
- the LOC724859 gene encoding unconventional myosin-IXa isoform X1, with amino-acid sequence MDSCGSGVVQVFVGEWSPEYEALSIKATKQTSSAEIVECIIERLGLVDASVSNAYELAEVVGNSVGQECKERRLGPSECPVALMLLWPKNAAQQEYYRFYLRKKQPDYLWSDSRFPMDPQLLKDYFNRFLYQPRDKEYPDLCQLPDLNEQTLLDNLRARFLAGNIYTYVGSILIALNPFKFYPIYNPKYVKLYQNRRLGPDIPPHIFAIADAAYHCMLKEKRNQCIVISGESGSGKTESTNFLLHHLTALSQKGSHGSGVEQTILSAGPVLEAFGNAKTAHNNNSSRFGKFIQVNYKENGMVHGAVVQKYLLEKSRIVSQGRNERNYHVFYYLLAGASEQEKQLLHLESCDRYNYLNKSGCYGLENVDERHEFSRLKQSMEMVGFTPEKQRRLFAVLSAVLLLGNVEFQPKKSYHHHDEAVGVKNPEVVALISELLRVKQETLLAALTAKRARASGETLVINYRLPEAIAARDAMAKCLYGALFDWIVLQVNHALLSKKDTLRDHQGNSIGVLDIFGFEDFKMCNSFEQLCINYANEQLQHYFNQHVFQYEQREYRKQGIRWTDIGYSDNSGCLNLIEGKPNGLLCLLDDQCNFPGATNETLLQKFNSVHKDNLFYEAPQRREAAFVVRHYAGAVKYQAANMREKNLDLMRPDGVVGVLKNSSLAFVRELVGADPVAVFRWAILRAFFRAHFAFQEAGRAHRHGRADGTKTSIQNRYRTPNENLISSHKHNRPPSYQKQRSVCIPSTIPTTTLSSIQLENNDNVNNNRLSWPQFRNINQTQHSSNVTTMKGYLIRGREDHPHSNNKLRRDTHSPLERVLPKDEANVMERANQIVMKNKSFRPRERGKKGLKNLQTVKTLAGRTQSYGTGPGKARKQPMTVSAQFQQSLHSLMDTLNQANPFFIRCIKSNANKVPNEFDEETVQRQLRYTGMLETVRIRQAGFNVRLTYEEFIQLYRMLLPKGLLSSQSDVRDFLLTLNLNRDNYQLGTTKVFLRESEKIKLDIELHQQIITSITTIQKWFRACLERRKFLRLKNAVVQIQSFWRMIMAQRYAQSLRARVEASIHIQSTWRAYKQHSWYKKLKSCVITFQAHVRGNRARKAFAELKKRKKLPIDEIREYKDIQNQGELVHDNNKVYSKLRNSEESLMDHGMLEFNTVRKTESQNRFTSARMENVLRDNPIDTSMSYSKRKVTPNTPNTRILHEPNTILRNTDSFPSDEFNERKSSLESLTSLRSYESQMSVNSSESQDNSYSKPIPSTRTKRSDQSSIIATNTNLVNALSRLPSVNKRADSSSTGYSDGETDTEIPSTVQSAPPIFNTTPSFSSPREVSYHQSNVSLTHSPNSDVWRRRPDFSSINYSEYLMSGPQKSTLTRSPNVSQYKSLADNLFEQTQEKPNEAANYNVKLDSDRFVHIESSSTREQRRLSDNSVSSERIENIPASPIRRDHAYVHSKEIKDFSYLRRQNSEGDTSMKLDADENVLKSPLLKGTSSKEKNLRSKEKCEPDVPVRSARRNRPTREVQCRSMGESVSETNSGEAKFLGTIKESDLHKSTNVRTRKDSPHETPSRSVADWPINKNEGTSKTQQPGKRLRSNAITTLELRRRNSDPATKISGLSEEKPGTDTSPNDLKLAPGMDLLEWKGNLFTLAGHCFRKVARFAKDDVCVCCHEKMDAFVTQGYKCIDCKQLYHVKCIQNGGVLKMPCILANTPNRRKNRKPPRTPYDASKQVVASKFSLTGTSVFSDSTDKIISDAKELALMQDFITKKIYIMEGQEEGRKPSEVDRVFKQALRKFKDDLVITYSVAIQQGVEGNIKYTDLIANFLHVMETVCKQENTSEDFPVTMGVNAFRGFMNEFMTLVKTEAPEKQSKSKRKKEKKRKHEEPTRHGNHMFQLTIINIPTACEVCTSFFMWPIERGLVCQNCKLTCHKKCYMKASAECGKEALHEMNSHKVFGVPLYKLDCGDGKVPIVVDRLITTIEMHGLYTEGIYRKSGVSSKVKELKLKMDEGDLEGVDFENYQVHVLAAVLKSFFRDMPEPLLTFEYYDDFLHAANLTDPRDRISTLFAILKKLPKPNFDLMERLIVHLARVALHEVDNRMSPSALAIVFAPCILRTNRTLPAQDSLQDVGRQTCCVETIVQEKLRVVRATLADINTLESACHTATHRLSSLRSSKIFSPEELNTATPIVTARGATADRDRDRGDEEEALLVDHIQEIQKEKALLTSTLPSLTRASSDDDLLLSATELDDGSLDDLLPSSAGKFLCLSVQDGLVRKKPIQRQSSTDNAFPTIISVDEDMVMV
- the LOC724859 gene encoding unconventional myosin-IXa isoform X3, producing the protein MDSCGSGVVQVFVGEWSPEYEALSIKATKQTSSAEIVECIIERLGLVDASVSNAYELAEVVGNSVGQECKERRLGPSECPVALMLLWPKNAAQQEYYRFYLRKKQPDYLWSDSRFPMDPQLLKDYFNRFLYQPRDKEYPDLCQLPDLNEQTLLDNLRARFLAGNIYTYVGSILIALNPFKFYPIYNPKYVKLYQNRRLGPDIPPHIFAIADAAYHCMLKEKRNQCIVISGESGSGKTESTNFLLHHLTALSQKGSHGSGVEQTILSAGPVLEAFGNAKTAHNNNSSRFGKFIQVNYKENGMVHGAVVQKYLLEKSRIVSQGRNERNYHVFYYLLAGASEQEKQLLHLESCDRYNYLNKSGCYGLENVDERHEFSRLKQSMEMVGFTPEKQRRLFAVLSAVLLLGNVEFQPKKSYHHHDEAVGVKNPEVVALISELLRVKQETLLAALTAKRARASGETLVINYRLPEAIAARDAMAKCLYGALFDWIVLQVNHALLSKKDTLRDHQGNSIGVLDIFGFEDFKMCNSFEQLCINYANEQLQHYFNQHVFQYEQREYRKQGIRWTDIGYSDNSGCLNLIEGKPNGLLCLLDDQCNFPGATNETLLQKFNSVHKDNLFYEAPQRREAAFVVRHYAGAVKYQAANMREKNLDLMRPDGVVGVLKNSSLAFVRELVGADPVAVFRWAILRAFFRAHFAFQEAGRAHRHGRADGTKTSIQNRYRTPNENLISHLVTLSTVNLTINRIAKNKSFRPRERGKKGLKNLQTVKTLAGRTQSYGTGPGKARKQPMTVSAQFQQSLHSLMDTLNQANPFFIRCIKSNANKVPNEFDEETVQRQLRYTGMLETVRIRQAGFNVRLTYEEFIQLYRMLLPKGLLSSQSDVRDFLLTLNLNRDNYQLGTTKVFLRESEKIKLDIELHQQIITSITTIQKWFRACLERRKFLRLKNAVVQIQSFWRMIMAQRYAQSLRARVEASIHIQSTWRAYKQHSWYKKLKSCVITFQAHVRGNRARKAFAELKKRKKLPIDEIREYKDIQNQGELVHDNNKVYSKLRNSEESLMDHGMLEFNTVRKTESQNRFTSARMENVLRDNPIDTSMSYSKRKVTPNTPNTRILHEPNTILRNTDSFPSDEFNERKSSLESLTSLRSYESQMSVNSSESQDNSYSKPIPSTRTKRSDQSSIIATNTNLVNALSRLPSVNKRADSSSTGYSDGETDTEIPSTVQSAPPIFNTTPSFSSPREVSYHQSNVSLTHSPNSDVWRRRPDFSSINYSEYLMSGPQKSTLTRSPNVSQYKSLADNLFEQTQEKPNEAANYNVKLDSDRFVHIESSSTREQRRLSDNSVSSERIENIPASPIRRDHAYVHSKEIKDFSYLRRQNSEGDTSMKLDADENVLKSPLLKGTSSKEKNLRSKEKCEPDVPVRSARRNRPTREVQCRSMGESVSETNSGEAKFLGTIKESDLHKSTNVRTRKDSPHETPSRSVADWPINKNEGTSKTQQPGKRLRSNAITTLELRRRNSDPATKISGLSEEKPGTDTSPNDLKLAPGMDLLEWKGNLFTLAGHCFRKVARFAKDDVCVCCHEKMDAFVTQGYKCIDCKQLYHVKCIQNGGVLKMPCILANTPNRRKNRKPPRTPYDASKQVVASKFSLTGTSVFSDSTDKIISDAKELALMQDFITKKIYIMEGQEEGRKPSEVDRVFKQALRKFKDDLVITYSVAIQQGVEGNIKYTDLIANFLHVMETVCKQENTSEDFPVTMGVNAFRGFMNEFMTLVKTEAPEKQSKSKRKKEKKRKHEEPTRHGNHMFQLTIINIPTACEVCTSFFMWPIERGLVCQNCKLTCHKKCYMKASAECGKEALHEMNSHKVFGVPLYKLDCGDGKVPIVVDRLITTIEMHGLYTEGIYRKSGVSSKVKELKLKMDEGDLEGVDFENYQVHVLAAVLKSFFRDMPEPLLTFEYYDDFLHAANLTDPRDRISTLFAILKKLPKPNFDLMERLIVHLARVALHEVDNRMSPSALAIVFAPCILRTNRTLPAQDSLQDVGRQTCCVETIVQEKLRVVRATLADINTLESACHTATHRLSSLRSSKIFSPEELNTATPIVTARGATADRDRDRGDEEEALLVDHIQEIQKEKALLTSTLPSLTRASSDDDLLLSATELDDGSLDDLLPSSAGKFLCLSVQDGLVRKKPIQRQSSTDNAFPTIISVDEDMVMV
- the LOC724859 gene encoding unconventional myosin-IXa isoform X2, yielding MDSCGSGVVQVFVGEWSPEYEALSIKATKQTSSAEIVECIIERLGLVDASVSNAYELAEVVGNSVGQECKERRLGPSECPVALMLLWPKNAAQQEYYRFYLRKKQPDYLWSDSRFPMDPQLLKDYFNRFLYQPRDKEYPDLCQLPDLNEQTLLDNLRARFLAGNIYTYVGSILIALNPFKFYPIYNPKYVKLYQNRRLGPDIPPHIFAIADAAYHCMLKEKRNQCIVISGESGSGKTESTNFLLHHLTALSQKGSHGSGVEQTILSAGPVLEAFGNAKTAHNNNSSRFGKFIQVNYKENGMVHGAVVQKYLLEKSRIVSQGRNERNYHVFYYLLAGASEQEKQLLHLESCDRYNYLNKSGCYGLENVDERHEFSRLKQSMEMVGFTPEKQRRLFAVLSAVLLLGNVEFQPKKSYHHHDEAVGVKNPEVVALISELLRVKQETLLAALTAKRARASGETLVINYRLPEAIAARDAMAKCLYGALFDWIVLQVNHALLSKKDTLRDHQGNSIGVLDIFGFEDFKMCNSFEQLCINYANEQLQHYFNQHVFQYEQREYRKQGIRWTDIGYSDNSGCLNLIEGKPNGLLCLLDDQCNFPGATNETLLQKFNSVHKDNLFYEAPQRREAAFVVRHYAGAVKYQAANMREKNLDLMRPDGVVGVLKNSSLAFVRELVGADPVAVFRWAILRAFFRAHFAFQEAGRAHRHGRADGTKTSIQNRYRTPNENLISSHKHNRPPSYQKQRSVCIPSTIPTTTLSSIQLENNDNVNNNRLSWPQFRNINQTQHSSNVTTMKGYLIRGREDHPHSNNKLRRDTHSPLERVLPKDEANVMERANQIVMKNKSFRPRERGKKGLKNLQTVKTLAGRTQSYGTGPGKARKQPMTVSAQFQQSLHSLMDTLNQANPFFIRCIKSNANKVPNEFDEETVQRQLRYTGMLETVRIRQAGFNVRLTYEEFIQLYRMLLPKGLLSSQSDVRDFLLTLNLNRDNYQLGTTKVFLRESEKIKLDIELHQQIITSITTIQKWFRACLERRKFLRLKNAVVQIQSFWRMIMAQRYAQSLRARVEASIHIQSTWRAYKQHSWYKKLKSCVITFQAHVRGNRARKAFAELKKRKKLPIDEIREYKDIQNQGELVHDNNKVYSKLRNSEESLMDHGMLEFNTVRKTESQNRFTSARMENVLRDNPIDTSMSYSKRKVTPNTPNTRILHEPNTILRNTDSFPSDEFNERKSSLESLTSLRSYESQMSVNSSESQDNSYSKPIPSTRTKRSDQSSIIATNTNLVNALSRLPSVNKRADSSSTGYSDGETDTEIPSTVQSAPPIFNTTPSFSSPREVSYHQSNVSLTHSPNSDVWRRRPDFSSINYSEYLMSGPQKSTLTRSPNVSQYKSLADNLFEQTQEKPNEAANYNVKLDSDRFVHIESSSTREQRRLSDNSVSSERIENIPASPIRRDHAYVHSKEIKDFSYLRRQNSEGDTSMKLDADENVLKSPLLKGTSSKEKNLRSKEKCEPDVPVRSARRNRPTREVQCRSMGESVSETNSGEAKFLGTIKESDLHKSTNVRTRKDSPHETPSRSVADWPINKNEGTSKTQQPGKRLRSNAITTLELRRRNSDPATKISGLSEEKPGTDTSPNDLKLAPGMDLLEWKGNLFTLAGHCFRKVARFAKDDVCVCCHEKMDAFVTQGYKCIDCKQLYHVKCIQNGGVLKMPCILANTPNRRKNRKPPRTPYDASKQVVASKFSLTGTSVFSDSTDKIISDAKELALMQDFITKKIYIMEGQEEGRKPSEVDRVFKQALRKFKDDLVITYSVAIQQGVEGNIKYTDLIANFLHVMETVCKQENTSEDFPVTMGVNAFRGFMNEFMTLVKTEAPEKQSKSKRKKEKKRKHEEPTRHGNHMFQLTIINIPTACEVCTSFFMWPIERGLVCQNCKLTCHKKCYMKASAECGKEALHEMNSHKVFGVPLYKLDCGDGKVPIVVDRLITTIEMHGLYTEGIYRKSGVSSKVKELKLKMDEGDLEGVDFENYQVHVLAAVLKSFFRDMPEPLLTFEYYDDFLHAANLTDPRDRISTLFAILKKLPKPNFDLMERLIVHLARVALHEVDNRMSPSALAIVFAPCILRTNRTLPAQDSLQDVGRQTCCVETIVQEKLRVVRATLADINTLESACHTATHRLSSLRSSKIFSPEELNTATPIVTARGATADRDRDRGDEEEALLVDHIQEIQKEKALLTSTLPSLTRASSDDDLLLSATELDDGSLDDLLPSSADGLVRKKPIQRQSSTDNAFPTIISVDEDMVMV